The following proteins are co-located in the Anser cygnoides isolate HZ-2024a breed goose chromosome 32, Taihu_goose_T2T_genome, whole genome shotgun sequence genome:
- the NEMP1 gene encoding nuclear envelope integral membrane protein 1 isoform X2, which translates to MPGVGSALLSPLCSAPRPEGAAEAVVELREARACYQAASHRFCYTNTHAPQWHDIWTRVQIRVNSSQGIRVTQVDSEEELRELEEFRVWNFLFSFLKEKLNNTSIDVDLYGQKTCLKVEVPEAGTKYCVMLSRRFDPKLFLVFFLGLLLFFCGDVLSRSQLFYYSAGISIGLLASLLIVFYVMSKVMPKKSPVYLLLVGGWSFSLYLLQLVFKNLREICKSYWQYLLSYMLLVGLVSFGVCYRYGPLENERSINLLSWTLQLLGLLLMYSGIQIRPVALALVLVAVCAKHLDHPMQWAYAAYRARWRHARPSRSFEAIAEARISLPGPQSPASSLPRGLLTSWAAPLTSPPERFLSMSRSMAWVAAYLRSSSLRRRRRKMTPLTQTAGVAPCPTTAWMLIEVSCPGPCKARGRTAGVTLLP; encoded by the exons ATGCCCGGCGTTGGCTCCGCGCTGCTGAGCCCCCTTTGCTCTGCCCCTCGCCCTGAAGGCGCGGCGGAGGCCGTGGTCGAGCTGCGCGAGGCCCGTGCCTGCTATCAGGCTGCCTCCCACCGCTTCTGCTACACCAACACGCATGCCCCGCAGTGGCACGACATCTGGACCAGGGTGCAG ATCCGCGTCAACAGCAGCCAGGGCATCCGGGTCACCCAGGTGGACAGCGAGGaggagctgagggagctggaggagtTCAGGGTGTGgaatttcctcttctccttcctgaaGGAGAAGCTGAACAACACCAGCATCGACGTGGACCTCTACGGCCAAAAAACCTGCCTGAAGGTCGAGGTGCCGGAGGCCGGCACCAAGTACTGCGTCATGCTGTCCCGGC ggTTTGACCCTAAGCTGTTCCTGGTTTTCTTCCTGGGCCTGTTGTTGTTCTTCTGCGGGGATGTGCTGAGCAG AAGCCAGCTCTTCTACTACTCGGCCGGGATAAGCATTGGCTTGCTGGCCTCGCTGCTCATCGTCTTCTACGTCATGTCCAAGGTCATGCCCAAG AAAAGTCCTGTTTACTTGCTTCTGGTAGGAGGCTGGTCCTTTTCCCTCTACCTGCTTCAGCTCGTCTTCAAGAACCTACGGGAGATCTGCAAGTCCTACTGGCAGTACCTGCTAA GTTACATGCTGCTCGTGGGCTTGGTGAGCTTCGGCGTGTGCTACCGGTACGGCCCGCTGGAGAACGAGCGCAGCATCAACCTGCTCTCCTGgaccctgcagctcctgggcctgctgctgatGTACTCGGGCATCCAGATCCGCCCCGTGGCCTTGGCCTTGGTGCTCGTAGCCGTCTGCGCCAAGCACCTGGACCACCCCATGCAGTGGGCCTATGCTGCCTACAG GGCGAGGTGGAGACACGCAAGGCCCTCGAGGAGCTTCGAAGCTATTGCAGAAGCCCGGATTTCTCTGCCTGGACCGCAGTCTCCCGCATCCAGTCTCCCAAGAG GTTTGCTGACTTCGTGGGCGGCGCCTCTCACCTCACCTCCAGAGAGATTTCTTTCCATGAGCAGGAGTATGGCCTGGGTGGCAGCTTATTTGAGGAGCAGctctttgaggaggaggaggaggaagatgactCCTTTGACGCAGACCGCGGGAGTTGCTCCCTGTCCTACAACCGCCTGGATGCTGATTGAGGTCAGCTGCCCCGGACCCTGCAAGGCGAGAGGCAGAACTGCTGGAGTCACCCTGCTTCCCTGA
- the NEMP1 gene encoding nuclear envelope integral membrane protein 1 isoform X1 yields the protein MPGVGSALLSPLCSAPRPEGAAEAVVELREARACYQAASHRFCYTNTHAPQWHDIWTRVQIRVNSSQGIRVTQVDSEEELRELEEFRVWNFLFSFLKEKLNNTSIDVDLYGQKTCLKVEVPEAGTKYCVMLSRRFDPKLFLVFFLGLLLFFCGDVLSRSQLFYYSAGISIGLLASLLIVFYVMSKVMPKKSPVYLLLVGGWSFSLYLLQLVFKNLREICKSYWQYLLSYMLLVGLVSFGVCYRYGPLENERSINLLSWTLQLLGLLLMYSGIQIRPVALALVLVAVCAKHLDHPMQWAYAAYRRAQSARLGPSPPRLLTEEEYRIQGEVETRKALEELRSYCRSPDFSAWTAVSRIQSPKRSMAWVAAYLRSSSLRRRRRKMTPLTQTAGVAPCPTTAWMLIEVSCPGPCKARGRTAGVTLLP from the exons ATGCCCGGCGTTGGCTCCGCGCTGCTGAGCCCCCTTTGCTCTGCCCCTCGCCCTGAAGGCGCGGCGGAGGCCGTGGTCGAGCTGCGCGAGGCCCGTGCCTGCTATCAGGCTGCCTCCCACCGCTTCTGCTACACCAACACGCATGCCCCGCAGTGGCACGACATCTGGACCAGGGTGCAG ATCCGCGTCAACAGCAGCCAGGGCATCCGGGTCACCCAGGTGGACAGCGAGGaggagctgagggagctggaggagtTCAGGGTGTGgaatttcctcttctccttcctgaaGGAGAAGCTGAACAACACCAGCATCGACGTGGACCTCTACGGCCAAAAAACCTGCCTGAAGGTCGAGGTGCCGGAGGCCGGCACCAAGTACTGCGTCATGCTGTCCCGGC ggTTTGACCCTAAGCTGTTCCTGGTTTTCTTCCTGGGCCTGTTGTTGTTCTTCTGCGGGGATGTGCTGAGCAG AAGCCAGCTCTTCTACTACTCGGCCGGGATAAGCATTGGCTTGCTGGCCTCGCTGCTCATCGTCTTCTACGTCATGTCCAAGGTCATGCCCAAG AAAAGTCCTGTTTACTTGCTTCTGGTAGGAGGCTGGTCCTTTTCCCTCTACCTGCTTCAGCTCGTCTTCAAGAACCTACGGGAGATCTGCAAGTCCTACTGGCAGTACCTGCTAA GTTACATGCTGCTCGTGGGCTTGGTGAGCTTCGGCGTGTGCTACCGGTACGGCCCGCTGGAGAACGAGCGCAGCATCAACCTGCTCTCCTGgaccctgcagctcctgggcctgctgctgatGTACTCGGGCATCCAGATCCGCCCCGTGGCCTTGGCCTTGGTGCTCGTAGCCGTCTGCGCCAAGCACCTGGACCACCCCATGCAGTGGGCCTATGCTGCCTACAG GAGAGCGCAGAGCGCCCGGCtggggccgagccccccccgcctgCTGACCGAGGAGGAGTACCGCATCCAGGGCGAGGTGGAGACACGCAAGGCCCTCGAGGAGCTTCGAAGCTATTGCAGAAGCCCGGATTTCTCTGCCTGGACCGCAGTCTCCCGCATCCAGTCTCCCAAGAG GAGTATGGCCTGGGTGGCAGCTTATTTGAGGAGCAGctctttgaggaggaggaggaggaagatgactCCTTTGACGCAGACCGCGGGAGTTGCTCCCTGTCCTACAACCGCCTGGATGCTGATTGAGGTCAGCTGCCCCGGACCCTGCAAGGCGAGAGGCAGAACTGCTGGAGTCACCCTGCTTCCCTGA
- the NEMP1 gene encoding nuclear envelope integral membrane protein 1 isoform X3 has product MAGRTNAARARRQLLAALLLLLLPLLPLGAAAAPRDGGAAEAVVELREARACYQAASHRFCYTNTHAPQWHDIWTRVQIRVNSSQGIRVTQVDSEEELRELEEFRVWNFLFSFLKEKLNNTSIDVDLYGQKTCLKVEVPEAGTKYCVMLSRRFDPKLFLVFFLGLLLFFCGDVLSRSQLFYYSAGISIGLLASLLIVFYVMSKVMPKKSPVYLLLVGGWSFSLYLLQLVFKNLREICKSYWQYLLSYMLLVGLVSFGVCYRYGPLENERSINLLSWTLQLLGLLLMYSGIQIRPVALALVLVAVCAKHLDHPMQWAYAAYRRAQSARLGPSPPRLLTEEEYRIQGEVETRKALEELRSYCRSPDFSAWTAVSRIQSPKRFADFVGGASHLTSREISFHEQEYGLGGSLFEEQLFEEEEEEDDSFDADRGSCSLSYNRLDAD; this is encoded by the exons ATGGCGGGACGGACGAACGcggcccgggcccggcggcAGCTCCTGGCGgcgttgctgctgctgctgctgccgctgctgccgttgggggcggcggcggctccgcgggACGGCG GCGCGGCGGAGGCCGTGGTCGAGCTGCGCGAGGCCCGTGCCTGCTATCAGGCTGCCTCCCACCGCTTCTGCTACACCAACACGCATGCCCCGCAGTGGCACGACATCTGGACCAGGGTGCAG ATCCGCGTCAACAGCAGCCAGGGCATCCGGGTCACCCAGGTGGACAGCGAGGaggagctgagggagctggaggagtTCAGGGTGTGgaatttcctcttctccttcctgaaGGAGAAGCTGAACAACACCAGCATCGACGTGGACCTCTACGGCCAAAAAACCTGCCTGAAGGTCGAGGTGCCGGAGGCCGGCACCAAGTACTGCGTCATGCTGTCCCGGC ggTTTGACCCTAAGCTGTTCCTGGTTTTCTTCCTGGGCCTGTTGTTGTTCTTCTGCGGGGATGTGCTGAGCAG AAGCCAGCTCTTCTACTACTCGGCCGGGATAAGCATTGGCTTGCTGGCCTCGCTGCTCATCGTCTTCTACGTCATGTCCAAGGTCATGCCCAAG AAAAGTCCTGTTTACTTGCTTCTGGTAGGAGGCTGGTCCTTTTCCCTCTACCTGCTTCAGCTCGTCTTCAAGAACCTACGGGAGATCTGCAAGTCCTACTGGCAGTACCTGCTAA GTTACATGCTGCTCGTGGGCTTGGTGAGCTTCGGCGTGTGCTACCGGTACGGCCCGCTGGAGAACGAGCGCAGCATCAACCTGCTCTCCTGgaccctgcagctcctgggcctgctgctgatGTACTCGGGCATCCAGATCCGCCCCGTGGCCTTGGCCTTGGTGCTCGTAGCCGTCTGCGCCAAGCACCTGGACCACCCCATGCAGTGGGCCTATGCTGCCTACAG GAGAGCGCAGAGCGCCCGGCtggggccgagccccccccgcctgCTGACCGAGGAGGAGTACCGCATCCAGGGCGAGGTGGAGACACGCAAGGCCCTCGAGGAGCTTCGAAGCTATTGCAGAAGCCCGGATTTCTCTGCCTGGACCGCAGTCTCCCGCATCCAGTCTCCCAAGAG GTTTGCTGACTTCGTGGGCGGCGCCTCTCACCTCACCTCCAGAGAGATTTCTTTCCATGAGCAGGAGTATGGCCTGGGTGGCAGCTTATTTGAGGAGCAGctctttgaggaggaggaggaggaagatgactCCTTTGACGCAGACCGCGGGAGTTGCTCCCTGTCCTACAACCGCCTGGATGCTGATTGA
- the NAB2 gene encoding NGFI-A-binding protein 2 isoform X2, which translates to MAVPRTLGELQLYRVLQRANLLGYYETFIQQGGDDVQQLCEAGEEEFLEIMALVGMATKPLHVRRLQKALREWASNPGLFSQPVSAVPVSSIPLFKLSEAGGRKSLSNGHASPSEATGKGGSSTGTPPARSPTEPGEKLSPSAAPPWPGRSTPESEGGGDEEPGGPPFSPGGSSGEQPVGAEALEPELVQTVAESVERLLQSCPRGGDAELRALMKLNKKLAKAVGHIFQLEDGDRHKEEEIRRHSAIYGRGEARRREGKQLTLHELIINEAAAQFCLRDNSLLLRRVELFSLSRQVARESTYLSSLKVARTQPEESGATVAKRLKQEVGEQSRPEPLQLPAGPEPHAAPYRASLEEDAASLSGESLDSHLQAVACPRLTPPPGVAPDVPLGLPPHGLWSRHILQQTLMDEGLRLARLVSHERVGRLSPCLPGKPPGPEFEDGLAERGPPPPPEPPRGTIKVEQETSRQ; encoded by the exons ATGGCCGTGCCCCGCAcgctgggggagctgcagctgtACCGGGTGCTGCAACGCGCCAACCTGCTGGGCTACTACGAGACCTTCATCCAGCAAGGGGGGGACGacgtgcagcagctctgcgaggCGGGCGAGGAGGAGTTCCTGGAGATCATGGCGCTGGTGGGCATGGCCACCAAGCCCCTGCACGTCCGCCGCCTCCAGAAGGCCCTGCGCGAGTGGGCCTCCAACCCGGGGCTCTTCAGCCAGCCCGTCTCGGCCGTGCCCGTCAGCAGCATCCCCCTCTTCAAGCTCTCCGAGGCCGGCGGGCGCAAGTCGCTCAGCAACGGGCACGCCAGCCCCAGCGAGGCCACGGGCAaggggggcagcagcacagggacgcccccggcccgcagccccaCGGAGCCGGGGGAGAAGCTGTCGCCCTCGGCGGCCCCGCCGTGGCCAGGGAGGAGCACCCCGGAGTCGGAGGGTGGCGGGGACGAGGAGCCGGGGggcccccccttctccccaggcGGGAGCAGCGGCGAGCAGCCGGTGGGCGCTGAGGCGTTGGAGCCGGAGCTGGTGCAGACGGTGGCGGAGAGCGTGGAGcggctcctgcagagctgcccccgGGGCGGCGACGCCGAGCTGCGGGCGCTCATGAAGCTCAACAAGAAGCTGGCCAAAGCCGTGGGGCACATCTTCCAGCTGGAGGACGGAGACCGGCACAAGGAGGAGGAGATCCGTCGGCACAGCGCGATCTACGGTCGCGGCGAGGCCCGGCGCCGTGAGGGCAAGCAGCTCACCCTGCATGAG CTGATCATCAACGAGGCGGCCGCCCAGTTCTGCCTGCGGGACAActcgctgctgctgcggcgCGTCGAGCTCTTCTCGCTCTCGCGGCAGGTCGCACGGGAGAGCACCTACCTGTCCTCGCTCAAGGTGGCCAG GACGCAGCCCGAGGAGAGCGGAGCCACCGTGGCCAAGCGGCTCAAGCAGGAG GTGGGCGAGCAGAGCCGCCCggagcccctgcagctgccagcGGGGCCGGAGCCCCACGCGGCCCCGTACCGCGCCAGCCTGGAGGAGGATGCGGCCAGCCTCTCTGGGGAGAGCCTCGACAGCCACTTGCAGG CGGTAGCCTGTCCCCGGCTGACGCCCCCGCCCGGCGTGGCCCCTGACGTGCCCCTTGGCCTCCCCCCGCACGGGCTCTGGAGCCGCCACATCCTCCAGCAGACGCTGATGGACGAGGGGCTGCGCCTGGCCCGCCTGGTCTCGCACGAGCGCGTGGGGCggctcagcccctgcctgccGGGGAAGCCCCCGGGCCCAG AGTTCGAGGACGGGCTGGCAGAGCGGggccccccgcctccccccgagcccccccggggcaccATCAAGGTGGAGCAGGAGACCAGCCGGCAGTGA
- the NAB2 gene encoding NGFI-A-binding protein 2 isoform X1 produces the protein MAVPRTLGELQLYRVLQRANLLGYYETFIQQGGDDVQQLCEAGEEEFLEIMALVGMATKPLHVRRLQKALREWASNPGLFSQPVSAVPVSSIPLFKLSEAGGRKSLSNGHASPSEATGKGGSSTGTPPARSPTEPGEKLSPSAAPPWPGRSTPESEGGGDEEPGGPPFSPGGSSGEQPVGAEALEPELVQTVAESVERLLQSCPRGGDAELRALMKLNKKLAKAVGHIFQLEDGDRHKEEEIRRHSAIYGRGEARRREGKQLTLHELIINEAAAQFCLRDNSLLLRRVELFSLSRQVARESTYLSSLKVARTQPEESGATVAKRLKQEVGEQSRPEPLQLPAGPEPHAAPYRASLEEDAASLSGESLDSHLQAAVACPRLTPPPGVAPDVPLGLPPHGLWSRHILQQTLMDEGLRLARLVSHERVGRLSPCLPGKPPGPEFEDGLAERGPPPPPEPPRGTIKVEQETSRQ, from the exons ATGGCCGTGCCCCGCAcgctgggggagctgcagctgtACCGGGTGCTGCAACGCGCCAACCTGCTGGGCTACTACGAGACCTTCATCCAGCAAGGGGGGGACGacgtgcagcagctctgcgaggCGGGCGAGGAGGAGTTCCTGGAGATCATGGCGCTGGTGGGCATGGCCACCAAGCCCCTGCACGTCCGCCGCCTCCAGAAGGCCCTGCGCGAGTGGGCCTCCAACCCGGGGCTCTTCAGCCAGCCCGTCTCGGCCGTGCCCGTCAGCAGCATCCCCCTCTTCAAGCTCTCCGAGGCCGGCGGGCGCAAGTCGCTCAGCAACGGGCACGCCAGCCCCAGCGAGGCCACGGGCAaggggggcagcagcacagggacgcccccggcccgcagccccaCGGAGCCGGGGGAGAAGCTGTCGCCCTCGGCGGCCCCGCCGTGGCCAGGGAGGAGCACCCCGGAGTCGGAGGGTGGCGGGGACGAGGAGCCGGGGggcccccccttctccccaggcGGGAGCAGCGGCGAGCAGCCGGTGGGCGCTGAGGCGTTGGAGCCGGAGCTGGTGCAGACGGTGGCGGAGAGCGTGGAGcggctcctgcagagctgcccccgGGGCGGCGACGCCGAGCTGCGGGCGCTCATGAAGCTCAACAAGAAGCTGGCCAAAGCCGTGGGGCACATCTTCCAGCTGGAGGACGGAGACCGGCACAAGGAGGAGGAGATCCGTCGGCACAGCGCGATCTACGGTCGCGGCGAGGCCCGGCGCCGTGAGGGCAAGCAGCTCACCCTGCATGAG CTGATCATCAACGAGGCGGCCGCCCAGTTCTGCCTGCGGGACAActcgctgctgctgcggcgCGTCGAGCTCTTCTCGCTCTCGCGGCAGGTCGCACGGGAGAGCACCTACCTGTCCTCGCTCAAGGTGGCCAG GACGCAGCCCGAGGAGAGCGGAGCCACCGTGGCCAAGCGGCTCAAGCAGGAG GTGGGCGAGCAGAGCCGCCCggagcccctgcagctgccagcGGGGCCGGAGCCCCACGCGGCCCCGTACCGCGCCAGCCTGGAGGAGGATGCGGCCAGCCTCTCTGGGGAGAGCCTCGACAGCCACTTGCAGG CAGCGGTAGCCTGTCCCCGGCTGACGCCCCCGCCCGGCGTGGCCCCTGACGTGCCCCTTGGCCTCCCCCCGCACGGGCTCTGGAGCCGCCACATCCTCCAGCAGACGCTGATGGACGAGGGGCTGCGCCTGGCCCGCCTGGTCTCGCACGAGCGCGTGGGGCggctcagcccctgcctgccGGGGAAGCCCCCGGGCCCAG AGTTCGAGGACGGGCTGGCAGAGCGGggccccccgcctccccccgagcccccccggggcaccATCAAGGTGGAGCAGGAGACCAGCCGGCAGTGA